The following DNA comes from Acidobacteriota bacterium.
TTCGTCTATTACGAAGCTGGCGATGGCGAGCATAGTTTCAACATCGTCGGCACGATCACCGAACGCCGCCTGGTGCGCAATCTGCCCGACAGCTTTCTGGCCGACCCAACGACGCCGCCCGCACTGGTTTCGAGCCTGATTGGCCTGGCCGATGAGGGCGCGGAGCTTTATGAAATCGTCGTCGAAACCATCGGCTATTTCAGCGAAGCGTTCGGCGACTTTCTGAATCCGCGCATCCCGCCCGCGCCGGGGCAGCCGGTGTTTCTGGCCTCGAATGAAATGCTGACCAAGATGCTGTCGCCCAAACAGCAAGGCCAGACGGGCGGCGCGCATCTGGGTTCGCTGCTCACGCGGCAACGCGACGCCGTGCCAGTGGTGCTGTCGGTCAAAGACATCGTCTCAACCCATCTGGCCGTGCTCGCCTCGACGGGCGCCGGCAAAAGCTACACGGCGGGCGTGTTGATCGAAGAGTTGTTGAAACCGTATAACCGCGCCGCCGTGTTGATCGTTGACCCGCACGGCGAGTATCACACCTTGCAGGAGTTGCATCAGCATCCGTCTTTCGCAGCCGGGGCTTATAATCCAGAAATCAGAATCTTCACGCCCGACAAAATCAAGGTGCGCATCTCGACATTGACCGAGGCCGACATCAACTACCTGCTGCCCGAAACGACCGAGAAGATGAAAACGTTTTTGAGCCAGGCCTACAAGGCCCTCATCAACACGCGGCGCGAAGGGATGTGGGGCTTTCAGGACTTGATGAGCGAGATACTGGCGTTGCGTTACGAAGACGCCAAGGGCCAGGGCGGCGGCAACGTCAGCACGATTGACGGCCTGGAGTGGCGCCTGAATCGCCGCTTCAATCACAGCCGCATTTTTTCTGACCACGAACACATCCCGCTGGATGACCTCTTCAAACCCGGCCAATGCACGGTGCTGCAATTGTCGGACATCGAAGAGACCGAACAGCAAGTCATCGTCGGCACGCTCTTGCGCCGCACCAACAAAGCCCGCGTCGGCACGGTGCGCGGGACGCTCGCGGGCAACGACGAACAGCTTCCCTACCCCGTCTTTGTCTTACTGGAAGAGGCGCATCGTTACGCGCCCGCCGGCACGCAGGTGGTCTCCACCAACATCCTCAAACAAATCCTCAGCGAAGGCCGCAAATTTGGCGTCGGCATCGGCCTCAT
Coding sequences within:
- a CDS encoding ATP-binding protein, encoding MQNTLTGTVKGPGENPHEFTFITTDNAQTRIGEFVYYEAGDGEHSFNIVGTITERRLVRNLPDSFLADPTTPPALVSSLIGLADEGAELYEIVVETIGYFSEAFGDFLNPRIPPAPGQPVFLASNEMLTKMLSPKQQGQTGGAHLGSLLTRQRDAVPVVLSVKDIVSTHLAVLASTGAGKSYTAGVLIEELLKPYNRAAVLIVDPHGEYHTLQELHQHPSFAAGAYNPEIRIFTPDKIKVRISTLTEADINYLLPETTEKMKTFLSQAYKALINTRREGMWGFQDLMSEILALRYEDAKGQGGGNVSTIDGLEWRLNRRFNHSRIFSDHEHIPLDDLFKPGQCTVLQLSDIEETEQQVIVGTLLRRTNKARVGTVRGTLAGNDEQLPYPVFVLLEEAHRYAPAGTQVVSTNILKQILSEGRKFGVGIGLITQRPGKLDQDVLSQCMTQFIMRIVNPIDQQTIASSVEGAGRRLLDELPALTKGQVIVSGVAINTPVLCQVRTRVTKHGGETIDAPSEWQSYFSDKKVKERERENAVMVKPTLKGEKYGGIDI